A stretch of Prionailurus bengalensis isolate Pbe53 chromosome E4, Fcat_Pben_1.1_paternal_pri, whole genome shotgun sequence DNA encodes these proteins:
- the YOD1 gene encoding ubiquitin thioesterase OTU1 isoform X3, whose protein sequence is MSQKASDKGSTGGPGQPQPPPTASSQSARARDAPIPSGGDPSARPAPFTAPKPRKLPPNIVLKSSRSSLHSEPHHWLSRHSEATAGDSGLASSSLQEQKKARREALEKLGLPQDQDEPVPHLSKRTSSTRFKETPAQASFQAPAPAPAQPTRPAQGTAAAPAGGKAPAPAPTRGPSPAKPPAPTPAQGSSPDKGLIPAQEPTAGKVPAAKSMPIPIPKAPGAGGPLAQAKVDSGLTLPESNVPGLRQMSFKSNTLERSGVGLSSYLSAEKDPSPQTSTSLGKGSFLDKMSPSVLRNSRPRPASLGTGKDFAGIQVGKLADLEQEQSTKRLSFQGQSRDKLPRPPCVSVKISPKGVPDEHRREALRKLGLLKE, encoded by the coding sequence ATGTCCCAAAAAGCCAGTGACAAGGGTTCAACAGGGGGACCGGGGCAGCCTCAGCCTCCTCCCACCGCGTCATCGCAGAGCGCGAGAGCCAGAGATGCTCCCATCCCGTCAGGGGGGGACCCCAGTGCCCGGCCAGCGCCCTTCACAGCTCCCAAGCCCCGGAAGCTGCCACCCAATATTGTTCTCAAGAGCAGCCGAAGCAGTTTGCACAGTGAGCCCCACCACTGGTTGTCTCGCCACTCCGAGGCCACCGCAGGAGACTCCGGCCTGGCCTCCTCCTCGCTGCAGGAGCAGAAGAAAGCGCGCCGGGAGGCCCTGGAGAAGCTAGGGCTCCCCCAGGACCAGGATGAACCTGTCCCCCACTTAAGTAAACGCACCAGCTCCACCCGATTCAAGGAGACCCCCGCCCAGGCCTCCTTCCAGgctccggccccggccccggctcaGCCGACGCGGCCTGCTCAGGGCACAGCCGCTGCGCCTGCCGGAGGGAAGGCTCCGGCTCCCGCTCCCACTCGGGGACCTTCTCCAGCGAAGCCTCCGgctccgactccagctcagggtTCTTCTCCGGACAAGGGGTTGATTCCTGCCCAGGAGCCCACTGCAGGCAAGGTTCCAGCTGCCAAATCCATGCCGATTCCTATCCCCAAAGCCCCCGGGGCAGGTGGTCCTCTGGCTCAGGCAAAGGTGGACTCGGGGCTCACTCTCCCCGAGAGCAACGTCCCTGGCCTGAGACAGATGAGCTTCAAGTCCAACACTCTGGAGCGTTCAGGTGTGGGGCTGAGCAGCTACCTCTCGGCCGAGAAAGACCCCAGTCCCCAAACCAGCACCTCTCTGGGTAAGGGCTCCTTCTTGGACAAGATGTCTCCCAGCGTCTTGCGTAACTCAAGGCCCCGGCCTGCCTCCCTGGGCACGGGGAAGGACTTCGCTGGGATCCAGGTGGGCAAATTGGCTGACCTGGAGCAGGAGCAGAGCACCAAGCGCCTGTCCTTCCAAGGACAGAGCCGTGACAAGCTGCCTCGACCCCCCTGTGTCAGTGTCAAGATCTCCCCAAAAGGAGTCCCGGATGAGCACCGAAGGGAGGCCCTGAGGAAGCTGGGACTGTTGAAGGAGTAG
- the YOD1 gene encoding ubiquitin thioesterase OTU1 isoform X2, producing MPRSELWPAGPGSEPVTRIGSCDSIMSTVSTRSGSSDGSYDFLSAEEKECLLFLEETIGSLDTEADSGLSTDESEQDTAPRGLRALPVTQPAPQGYPGEKIVPQGPEPRTGTQSSSPHLPEPEGLGLRSGSHSLPRNIHIGRKRNPGESTTQTNSHIPGEPEGLVPEPKREQAGQNGEPSQAPAGPPTPALGLDTVPIPPPEAFQDSQPEQRGEGGLGVPRPGLQSHTPRLHSSLSPQERKETPSAAMSQKASDKGSTGGPGQPQPPPTASSQSARARDAPIPSGGDPSARPAPFTAPKPRKLPPNIVLKSSRSSLHSEPHHWLSRHSEATAGDSGLASSSLQEQKKARREALEKLGLPQDQDEPVPHLSKRTSSTRFKETPAQASFQAPAPAPAQPTRPAQGTAAAPAGGKAPAPAPTRGPSPAKPPAPTPAQGSSPDKGLIPAQEPTAGKVPAAKSMPIPIPKAPGAGGPLAQAKVDSGLTLPESNVPGLRQMSFKSNTLERSGVGLSSYLSAEKDPSPQTSTSLGKGSFLDKMSPSVLRNSRPRPASLGTGKDFAGIQVGKLADLEQEQSTKRLSFQGQSRDKLPRPPCVSVKISPKGVPDEHRREALRKLGLLKE from the exons ATGCCCAGGAGCGAGCTGTGGCCAGCGGGGCCTGGCTCGGAACCCGTGACCCGCATCGGCAGCTGCGACAGCATCATGAGCACCGTGTCCACCCGCTCTGGATCT AGTGACGGCAGCTACGACTTCCTGTCCGCAGAAGAGAAGGAGTGTCTGCTCTTCCTGGAGGAGACCATCGGCTCACTGGACACTGAGGCTGACAGCGGACTGTCCACTGACGAGTCTGAACAGGACACAGCTCCCCGCGGCCTCCGAGCCCTGCCCGTCACCCAGCCTGCTCCTCAGG GATATCCAGGGGAGAAGATCGTCCCACAAGGACCGGAGCCAAGGACAGGGACTCAGTCCAGCTCACCCCATCTGCCTGAACCCGAAGGCCTGGGCCTCAGGTCTGGCTCCCATAGCCTCCCCAGAAATATCCACATCGGCAGGAAGCGGAACCCCGGGGAAAGCACCACTCAGACGAATAGCCACATCCCGGGGGAACCTGAGGGGCTTGTCCCAGAGCCCAAGAGAGAGCAGGCCGGCCAAAACGGTGAGCCCAGCCAGGCTCCGGCCGGCCCCCCGACGCCTGCCCTTGGGTTGGACACagtacccatccccccaccagaGGCCTTTCAGGACAGCCAGCCAGAGCAGCGTGGGGAAGGCGGCCTGGGCGTCCCCAGGCCAGGGCTACAGAGCCATACGCCCCGGCTCCATTCGTCACTCAGCccccaggagaggaaggagactCCTTCAGCGGCCATGTCCCAAAAAGCCAGTGACAAGGGTTCAACAGGGGGACCGGGGCAGCCTCAGCCTCCTCCCACCGCGTCATCGCAGAGCGCGAGAGCCAGAGATGCTCCCATCCCGTCAGGGGGGGACCCCAGTGCCCGGCCAGCGCCCTTCACAGCTCCCAAGCCCCGGAAGCTGCCACCCAATATTGTTCTCAAGAGCAGCCGAAGCAGTTTGCACAGTGAGCCCCACCACTGGTTGTCTCGCCACTCCGAGGCCACCGCAGGAGACTCCGGCCTGGCCTCCTCCTCGCTGCAGGAGCAGAAGAAAGCGCGCCGGGAGGCCCTGGAGAAGCTAGGGCTCCCCCAGGACCAGGATGAACCTGTCCCCCACTTAAGTAAACGCACCAGCTCCACCCGATTCAAGGAGACCCCCGCCCAGGCCTCCTTCCAGgctccggccccggccccggctcaGCCGACGCGGCCTGCTCAGGGCACAGCCGCTGCGCCTGCCGGAGGGAAGGCTCCGGCTCCCGCTCCCACTCGGGGACCTTCTCCAGCGAAGCCTCCGgctccgactccagctcagggtTCTTCTCCGGACAAGGGGTTGATTCCTGCCCAGGAGCCCACTGCAGGCAAGGTTCCAGCTGCCAAATCCATGCCGATTCCTATCCCCAAAGCCCCCGGGGCAGGTGGTCCTCTGGCTCAGGCAAAGGTGGACTCGGGGCTCACTCTCCCCGAGAGCAACGTCCCTGGCCTGAGACAGATGAGCTTCAAGTCCAACACTCTGGAGCGTTCAGGTGTGGGGCTGAGCAGCTACCTCTCGGCCGAGAAAGACCCCAGTCCCCAAACCAGCACCTCTCTGGGTAAGGGCTCCTTCTTGGACAAGATGTCTCCCAGCGTCTTGCGTAACTCAAGGCCCCGGCCTGCCTCCCTGGGCACGGGGAAGGACTTCGCTGGGATCCAGGTGGGCAAATTGGCTGACCTGGAGCAGGAGCAGAGCACCAAGCGCCTGTCCTTCCAAGGACAGAGCCGTGACAAGCTGCCTCGACCCCCCTGTGTCAGTGTCAAGATCTCCCCAAAAGGAGTCCCGGATGAGCACCGAAGGGAGGCCCTGAGGAAGCTGGGACTGTTGAAGGAGTAG